The following are from one region of the Acidobacteriota bacterium genome:
- a CDS encoding PAS domain S-box protein, translated as MVTIPSTYDFRLVALSVAIAILASYVALDLTQRIVVTRGRARLTWLAGGAFAMGSGVWSMHYVGMLAYQLPVKVYYHIPTVILSLVAAVLACGIALYVASREQMTMSDVFVGSLLMGTGIATMHYTGMAAMRLAAMHHYNRVLWLISVFLAVVIAGAGMLLIRFSRGHDRNWQTKFAIALAMGLAIPVMHYTGMAAATFMPTADLPDLSNAIDISNLANGTIVCVTLVILGFSLLTSLVDRRLAENASQLALSKERYSHLFESSPLPKLVFDLTTFRIVAANHAALATYGTTSDELLSMTIRALQPLWSTEDLLAALQTHDTKEIVHVRRDGTAIVTEVRLNQIVWDGNPAALMMVNDVSERKIAEAALLDAERNYREIFDEASFGMFQSTPRGRLLRVNLAMASMFGYNSPEEMTSSIDNFFAQQFVESKRGDEFKVLVETRGSVQNFECEVRRRDGSKIWMTSSARSVRRNGIVALYEGVTEDISERNHLREQLLQAQKLESVGQLAAGIAHEINTPTQYIGDNVRFLKDSFGELKTVLTGYQRLLTAAEENSLAPETVQEVATAVQKADTPYLLEEIPKAIDQTLEGVSRVATLVSAMKEFSHPGTKEKTSVNLNRAIESTITVSRNEWKYVADLETDFDASLPNVPCLPNEFNQVILNLIVNAAHAIADVNRANSSAKGKISVQTRGCENCVEIRVQDTGTGIPQEARSRVFDPFFTTKEVGKGTGQGLAIARSVIVDKHKGSIHFETEAGRGTTFIIRLPKDGMSLTSPAIGAHA; from the coding sequence GTGGTCACAATTCCCTCGACATATGATTTTCGGCTGGTCGCTCTTTCGGTAGCGATCGCGATTCTCGCCTCCTACGTCGCTCTGGATCTTACCCAGCGGATCGTGGTTACTCGCGGACGCGCTCGCCTCACGTGGCTCGCGGGAGGCGCATTTGCCATGGGAAGCGGTGTTTGGTCGATGCACTACGTCGGCATGCTGGCTTACCAACTGCCGGTGAAGGTTTATTACCACATCCCGACCGTGATCCTGTCTCTGGTCGCGGCGGTCCTAGCCTGTGGAATCGCCCTCTACGTGGCCAGCCGGGAACAGATGACGATGTCCGATGTGTTCGTCGGAAGCCTTCTGATGGGCACCGGCATCGCGACCATGCATTACACGGGAATGGCGGCCATGCGCCTCGCCGCCATGCACCACTACAACCGTGTTCTGTGGCTCATTTCGGTGTTCCTGGCGGTAGTAATTGCTGGTGCCGGAATGCTGCTCATCCGCTTCTCCCGCGGACACGATCGAAATTGGCAAACCAAGTTCGCAATCGCGTTAGCTATGGGTCTGGCAATTCCGGTGATGCACTACACGGGCATGGCCGCCGCCACTTTCATGCCGACCGCCGATCTCCCGGATCTTTCCAATGCCATCGACATTTCGAATCTGGCCAACGGAACAATCGTGTGTGTGACGTTGGTAATCCTGGGCTTTTCTCTACTTACGTCTTTAGTGGATCGCCGCCTGGCCGAAAACGCATCGCAGCTTGCCTTGAGCAAGGAGCGCTACTCGCATTTGTTCGAGAGCAGCCCTCTGCCCAAACTCGTTTTTGATCTGACCACCTTTCGCATCGTGGCAGCGAACCATGCGGCGCTGGCCACGTATGGAACGACGTCCGACGAATTGCTGAGCATGACGATCCGCGCACTGCAACCATTGTGGAGCACGGAAGACCTGTTGGCGGCCCTTCAGACGCATGACACAAAAGAAATCGTACATGTGCGCCGTGATGGCACGGCGATCGTGACCGAGGTCAGACTGAACCAGATCGTCTGGGACGGGAATCCGGCCGCCTTGATGATGGTCAATGACGTCAGCGAACGCAAAATCGCGGAAGCGGCACTCTTGGACGCCGAACGCAACTACCGCGAAATTTTTGACGAAGCTTCTTTTGGCATGTTTCAGAGCACTCCTCGGGGCCGATTGTTGCGCGTCAACCTGGCCATGGCATCGATGTTTGGATACAACTCGCCAGAGGAAATGACCAGTTCGATCGACAATTTCTTCGCGCAACAATTCGTGGAGTCCAAGCGGGGTGACGAATTCAAAGTACTCGTTGAAACCCGAGGGAGCGTTCAGAATTTTGAATGCGAGGTCCGCAGGCGAGACGGCAGCAAGATCTGGATGACCTCGAGCGCTCGCTCGGTCCGGCGCAATGGAATCGTGGCTCTCTACGAAGGAGTCACCGAGGACATCTCGGAGCGCAATCATCTCCGTGAGCAGCTCCTTCAGGCGCAAAAGCTCGAATCCGTCGGACAACTCGCCGCCGGAATCGCCCATGAGATCAACACGCCCACCCAATACATCGGGGACAATGTTCGCTTCCTCAAAGATTCGTTCGGAGAATTGAAAACGGTCCTGACCGGCTATCAGCGGTTATTGACGGCCGCCGAAGAGAACTCTCTTGCACCCGAAACCGTTCAGGAGGTTGCGACTGCCGTTCAAAAAGCGGATACGCCCTACCTATTGGAGGAAATACCAAAGGCTATCGATCAGACGCTCGAAGGGGTCAGCCGAGTCGCAACACTGGTCAGCGCGATGAAAGAGTTTTCCCACCCCGGAACGAAAGAAAAAACATCGGTGAACCTCAACCGGGCGATCGAGAGCACTATCACAGTTTCCCGCAACGAGTGGAAGTACGTGGCTGACTTGGAGACCGATTTTGATGCGTCGCTGCCCAACGTGCCATGCCTGCCGAACGAGTTTAACCAGGTGATTCTCAATCTGATCGTGAATGCCGCGCATGCGATCGCAGACGTCAATCGCGCCAACAGCTCCGCCAAGGGAAAGATCAGCGTGCAAACCCGTGGTTGCGAGAACTGCGTGGAGATCCGGGTTCAGGATACGGGCACCGGGATTCCGCAAGAAGCGAGGAGTCGTGTTTTCGATCCT